One Roseimaritima multifibrata DNA window includes the following coding sequences:
- a CDS encoding sulfatase family protein: MRFLLWSISALSLCLSAVVGNAAPPNVVFILSDDHRFDFMGCVDSCPSFLETPNLDRMAAAGAHFRNAFVSTSLCSPSRASILSGQFMHRHQVVDNQRGIPEGTRFFPEQLQPAGYKTAFVGKWHMGHDNDDPRPGFDHWVSFPGQGTYNDPTLNINGQRKDFQGYTTDILTDQAVDWLQQRKSETEPFMMYLSYKAVHYPFQPAPRHDTRYADKKIDYPDTMANTERNYRTQPRWVRDRRFSIHGIDHMQTGPFDNDPVPDFDQLYHNYCETVHGLDENIGRVLDSLEKNGQLENTIVFYMGDNGFHLGEHGFYDKRDAFETSIRVPLLVMAPGRIPAGSTYDQMVQNIDIAPTILDLCGVQVAEDAMDGRSMQPLWSADDAGSVAWRDHLLYEYHWEWNFPATPTTLAIRTDRYKYIYYHGDWDQDGFYDLQTDPVERHNLIDVPGYQDRIEAMRTQLFKELDQRGGLILPIRPPVGERLDQRKRSS, encoded by the coding sequence ATGAGATTTCTCCTTTGGTCGATTTCGGCTTTGAGTCTTTGTTTGTCGGCCGTTGTTGGCAACGCGGCGCCACCGAATGTGGTTTTTATCCTGAGCGATGACCATCGCTTTGATTTCATGGGGTGCGTTGATTCTTGCCCCTCCTTTTTGGAAACCCCCAATCTGGACCGGATGGCGGCAGCGGGCGCCCACTTCCGCAATGCCTTCGTTTCGACTTCGCTCTGTTCGCCCAGTCGTGCATCGATTCTGTCGGGCCAATTCATGCACCGACATCAGGTGGTTGATAACCAGCGTGGGATTCCTGAAGGGACTCGGTTCTTTCCCGAGCAACTGCAGCCGGCGGGTTACAAGACCGCGTTTGTCGGCAAGTGGCACATGGGGCACGATAACGACGACCCGCGTCCCGGTTTCGACCACTGGGTCAGTTTCCCAGGGCAGGGGACCTACAACGATCCGACGCTTAATATCAACGGACAGCGGAAAGATTTTCAGGGATACACGACCGATATTTTGACCGACCAAGCTGTCGATTGGCTGCAGCAGCGGAAATCGGAAACGGAGCCTTTCATGATGTATCTGTCGTACAAGGCGGTGCACTATCCCTTCCAGCCAGCTCCGCGGCACGATACACGATATGCCGACAAGAAGATCGACTATCCCGATACGATGGCCAATACCGAACGCAATTATCGGACTCAGCCACGCTGGGTTCGCGATCGGCGATTCAGTATCCACGGTATCGATCACATGCAGACCGGACCGTTTGATAACGATCCCGTTCCTGATTTTGACCAGCTGTATCACAATTACTGTGAAACCGTTCATGGGCTGGATGAGAACATCGGCCGGGTATTGGATTCACTGGAGAAAAACGGACAACTGGAAAACACGATCGTGTTTTATATGGGAGACAACGGTTTCCATCTTGGTGAGCACGGCTTCTACGACAAACGGGATGCGTTCGAAACTTCGATTCGAGTCCCCTTATTGGTAATGGCTCCCGGACGGATTCCTGCTGGAAGCACCTACGACCAGATGGTTCAGAATATCGATATCGCTCCAACCATCTTGGATCTTTGCGGCGTGCAGGTCGCCGAAGACGCGATGGATGGGCGGTCGATGCAGCCGCTTTGGTCCGCCGACGATGCGGGGTCCGTTGCGTGGCGCGACCACCTGCTGTACGAGTACCACTGGGAATGGAATTTCCCCGCGACGCCGACCACGCTGGCGATTCGGACCGATCGTTATAAGTACATCTACTACCACGGCGACTGGGACCAGGATGGGTTCTATGACCTGCAAACGGATCCTGTGGAACGCCACAATTTGATCGATGTGCCTGGCTATCAGGATCGGATTGAAGCGATGCGAACGCAGTTGTTCAAAGAGCTTGATCAGCGAGGCGGCCTGATTCTGCCGATTCGCCCCCCAGTCGGCGAACGCCTGGATCAACGAAAGCGATCGTCGTAA
- a CDS encoding amidohydrolase, translating to MPNAADDPVAKMTAIDQQFSHVWMVRTFLKHCDEVEDDEELQSVVRDLYDVLLAVGPAASQGDAATYLKMAKKKWKRLSRATELYVDIQPEVSGHTNFAMAARSLAVAAAKIEELLGKK from the coding sequence ATGCCGAATGCAGCCGATGATCCCGTGGCGAAGATGACCGCCATCGACCAACAATTCAGTCACGTCTGGATGGTGCGAACCTTCCTAAAGCACTGTGATGAAGTGGAGGATGATGAAGAACTGCAGTCGGTTGTTCGCGACCTATACGATGTGCTGCTGGCCGTCGGGCCAGCGGCTTCGCAAGGAGACGCAGCCACCTATCTGAAGATGGCAAAGAAGAAGTGGAAACGGTTGTCGCGGGCGACGGAGCTGTATGTCGATATCCAGCCCGAAGTCAGCGGGCACACCAATTTTGCCATGGCTGCCCGTTCGCTGGCCGTGGCCGCTGCCAAGATCGAAGAATTGCTTGGCAAGAAGTGA
- the xylB gene encoding xylulokinase — translation MSYYLGIDIGTSGTKSLLIDSEGTVHAEASAEYPLHQPRAGWTEQDPEDWWKATIRTVRQVIQIAKCKPGDVRAIGLSGQMHGSVFLDKQDKVIRPALLWNDQRTVAECDEITTRAGGRKALIKMVANPALTGFTAPKILWLRNREPRNFDRLAKVLLPKDEIRRRLTGEYASEVSDASGTLLLDVVKRKWSKRLLSKLELDPDLLPPVYESEDVTGTLSKEAAETLGLTTDCKVVGGAGDCAAGAVGNGVVKRGILSTSVGTSGVMFVHSDTPQYDSEGRLHTFCHAVRGKWHMMGVNLTSGGALQWWVDSILQGLSGIGKKDRYQGATNEAANAAAGSGGLLFLPYLNGERTPHADPSARGAFIGLNTTHQRAEMTRAVMEGVTFALRDSLEIIRGLDVPVREIRASGGGSKNPLWRQMQADVFGKKVSTLEVEQGPAFGVALLAAVGDQAYKSIAEACKATIKVAEQTPADRKATKTYNQLYPIYQRLYGNLKEDFAELAKLQ, via the coding sequence ATGAGTTATTACTTAGGCATTGACATTGGTACAAGTGGTACCAAATCGCTTCTCATCGATAGCGAAGGGACGGTGCATGCCGAAGCTTCCGCAGAATACCCGCTTCATCAGCCGCGTGCCGGTTGGACTGAACAAGACCCCGAAGATTGGTGGAAGGCGACGATCCGAACCGTTCGGCAAGTCATCCAAATAGCCAAATGCAAACCAGGCGATGTCCGCGCGATCGGCTTGAGCGGCCAAATGCACGGATCGGTCTTCTTGGACAAGCAGGACAAAGTCATTCGACCGGCGCTGCTGTGGAACGATCAACGAACGGTCGCGGAATGCGATGAGATCACGACGCGTGCCGGTGGCCGAAAAGCGTTGATCAAAATGGTCGCCAACCCTGCCCTGACCGGATTCACCGCCCCCAAGATTTTGTGGCTTCGCAACCGCGAACCGCGGAACTTTGACCGCTTGGCAAAAGTCCTGCTTCCCAAGGATGAAATCCGTCGTCGCCTGACCGGCGAATACGCTTCGGAAGTAAGCGACGCCAGCGGGACGCTGCTGCTAGACGTGGTCAAACGAAAATGGAGCAAAAGACTGCTCAGCAAACTAGAACTGGATCCGGACCTTCTTCCCCCTGTCTACGAAAGCGAGGACGTCACCGGCACCCTTTCAAAGGAAGCGGCCGAAACGTTGGGATTGACGACCGACTGCAAAGTCGTTGGCGGAGCGGGCGACTGTGCAGCGGGAGCCGTTGGCAATGGCGTTGTCAAACGAGGAATCCTCAGCACGTCGGTCGGAACTTCGGGAGTCATGTTCGTCCATAGCGACACTCCACAATACGATTCGGAAGGTCGCCTCCATACGTTCTGCCATGCCGTGCGAGGCAAATGGCACATGATGGGCGTGAACCTAACCAGCGGAGGCGCCCTGCAGTGGTGGGTCGATTCGATCCTTCAGGGGTTGTCCGGAATTGGCAAAAAGGATCGCTACCAAGGAGCGACCAACGAAGCAGCCAACGCCGCTGCCGGGAGTGGTGGCCTGTTGTTCCTGCCTTACTTGAACGGCGAACGAACCCCTCATGCCGACCCTTCGGCACGCGGCGCATTTATCGGATTGAACACGACGCACCAGCGAGCCGAAATGACTCGGGCGGTAATGGAAGGAGTCACCTTTGCACTCCGCGACAGCCTGGAAATCATCCGCGGATTGGATGTCCCCGTCCGCGAAATCCGAGCCTCCGGCGGAGGCAGCAAAAACCCACTTTGGCGACAGATGCAGGCCGACGTCTTTGGCAAAAAAGTATCGACGTTAGAAGTCGAACAAGGGCCCGCGTTCGGAGTCGCGCTATTGGCTGCCGTGGGGGACCAGGCCTACAAATCGATCGCCGAAGCGTGCAAGGCGACCATCAAAGTTGCAGAACAAACTCCCGCCGACCGCAAAGCCACCAAGACTTACAACCAGCTGTACCCGATCTACCAGCGACTGTACGGCAACCTGAAGGAGGACTTTGCAGAACTAGCAAAACTGCAATAG